From [Clostridium] symbiosum, a single genomic window includes:
- a CDS encoding serine hydrolase domain-containing protein, with protein sequence MRNRWKMGAAALGLAAVLSISGFGGEDLAVSGRGGATLVASTGNSGMKSGQSREKLYGIGSTSKVIVSAAVMKLDGEGKLSLDEPLIRYLPEFEMEDPRYVRITPRMLLNHSSGLQGGTLTNSMLLGDSDTYNHDTLLQKLKTQRLKADPGEFATYCNDGFTLAELLVERVSGMSFTEYIEHEFAAPLGLENLATPQTPDILKRAAAVYDTQTGEPLPPEMANVIGSGGVYASAVDLCRFSRLFMRDQGAAAGILPQQAAREMEESSYEAAVNPEHIESTLSYGLGWDSVDTYPFSRYGIKALVKGGDTTFYHSSLTVLPEENASCAVVTSGGSSVAAQLAAQEILMEYLEESGRIVRETEDMAAGGESEAAGEISEELMTCGGLYAGSGLLSLSMGRDGTLTLENRGTKRDKRQVYTYRGDGRFYSTNGNYMDMSGQLVRSSNGRTGKTFLEFRRGADGINRLMAGTFETYPKLGNTAVYLPVAEQLTEGQSAERKAEGGKVETEQAELEPVETVQAEKEDTKKTEVPEMWKEQNEREFYLVSEKSTSSFYLSHFMVEPLVGEEPAGYLTFDANELRMAAITSEDEARFFQKLPGQAGRDLSDYHIEMRDGNVYLENESYRFIREDGAGILEAGGRPIIIAKGGDTRWFTFGKEQEGRPVSIEKPDSGAWYVYDHSGKTMKCVASSWLIEDGESFLLPAKGLIAFAGEAGDEFVITSAVQ encoded by the coding sequence ATGAGAAACAGATGGAAAATGGGCGCCGCTGCGCTCGGCCTGGCAGCCGTTCTGTCCATATCAGGATTTGGCGGGGAGGATTTGGCCGTGTCCGGCCGCGGCGGGGCGACTCTGGTTGCGTCCACCGGAAACAGCGGAATGAAATCCGGCCAAAGCCGGGAGAAACTCTACGGCATCGGCTCCACCAGCAAGGTGATAGTATCCGCTGCCGTCATGAAACTGGACGGAGAAGGGAAACTGTCTCTCGACGAACCGCTTATCCGTTACCTGCCGGAATTTGAAATGGAGGATCCCCGCTATGTCCGGATTACTCCACGCATGCTTTTAAACCACAGCTCCGGCCTTCAGGGCGGGACGCTTACGAATTCCATGCTTCTGGGGGATTCGGACACATACAACCACGATACGCTCCTCCAAAAACTGAAAACGCAGCGGCTGAAAGCCGATCCGGGGGAATTTGCCACCTACTGTAACGACGGTTTTACCCTGGCGGAACTCCTGGTGGAGCGTGTCAGCGGAATGAGTTTTACAGAATATATAGAGCATGAATTTGCGGCGCCTCTGGGTCTTGAAAATTTAGCTACGCCGCAGACACCGGATATTCTTAAACGAGCGGCCGCGGTGTATGACACCCAGACCGGAGAGCCTCTGCCGCCCGAGATGGCAAATGTCATCGGCAGCGGGGGAGTTTATGCCTCCGCCGTGGATTTGTGCCGGTTTTCCCGCCTGTTTATGAGGGACCAGGGGGCGGCAGCAGGGATTCTACCGCAGCAGGCCGCACGGGAGATGGAGGAGAGCTCCTACGAAGCGGCGGTAAATCCAGAGCATATCGAATCCACACTGTCTTACGGGCTGGGCTGGGACAGCGTGGATACCTATCCGTTCAGCCGTTACGGCATTAAGGCGCTGGTTAAGGGCGGAGATACCACGTTTTACCATTCAAGCCTCACCGTTCTGCCCGAGGAAAATGCATCCTGCGCCGTGGTGACCAGCGGCGGTTCCAGTGTGGCCGCCCAGCTTGCCGCTCAGGAAATCCTGATGGAATATCTGGAGGAGTCAGGGCGGATTGTAAGGGAGACCGAGGATATGGCGGCCGGGGGAGAATCAGAGGCTGCGGGTGAAATTTCGGAGGAACTTATGACATGCGGCGGGCTCTATGCGGGAAGCGGGCTTTTGTCGCTCTCCATGGGAAGGGACGGAACCCTGACCCTGGAAAACCGCGGTACAAAGCGGGACAAACGCCAGGTCTATACCTATCGGGGCGACGGCCGGTTTTACTCTACAAACGGCAATTATATGGATATGTCGGGCCAGCTTGTAAGAAGCAGCAACGGCAGGACGGGGAAAACCTTTCTGGAATTCAGAAGGGGAGCGGACGGGATAAACCGCCTGATGGCCGGTACTTTTGAAACGTATCCGAAGTTAGGAAACACGGCGGTTTATCTGCCGGTGGCGGAACAGCTTACGGAAGGACAGAGCGCGGAAAGGAAGGCCGAAGGGGGGAAGGTTGAGACAGAACAAGCTGAATTAGAACCTGTTGAAACCGTGCAGGCTGAAAAGGAAGACACAAAAAAAACAGAAGTCCCGGAAATGTGGAAGGAACAGAATGAAAGAGAATTCTATCTTGTGAGCGAGAAGAGTACCTCCTCCTTTTACCTGTCTCATTTTATGGTGGAGCCGCTGGTAGGGGAAGAACCGGCCGGATATTTGACCTTTGATGCCAATGAACTGCGGATGGCGGCCATAACTTCGGAGGATGAGGCCAGATTTTTCCAGAAGCTCCCGGGGCAGGCGGGCCGGGATTTGAGTGATTACCACATCGAAATGCGGGATGGGAACGTGTATCTTGAAAATGAGAGTTACCGTTTTATCCGCGAAGATGGAGCCGGAATTCTTGAGGCAGGCGGTCGGCCGATCATAATTGCAAAGGGCGGAGATACCAGATGGTTCACATTTGGGAAAGAACAGGAGGGACGTCCGGTCTCGATCGAAAAACCGGATTCCGGCGCCTGGTACGTCTATGACCACAGCGGCAAAACAATGAAGTGTGTGGCCAGTTCCTGGCTGATTGAGGACGGCGAATCATTCCTGCTTCCCGCAAAGGGCCTGATCGCGTTCGCGGGTGAGGCAGGAGATGAATTTGTGATAACGTCCGCGGTGCAGTGA
- a CDS encoding HAMP domain-containing sensor histidine kinase, giving the protein MIRKRWLLLTLILYLFLGGMVLHSLTAEIRETPVDMVAVNRIVRGTADAWESRKFEAPDGLSEADGISYDYSVLDNRGTLLFATSNAAPSSVHDAVLNHQTVLTVENGGTVVGKVLIRTSYGDLLSKSRKQLITAALFFLVLIAVPAGLYLLYLNRSVIRPFLELKDFARHVAAGNLDFPLPMDRGHIFGAFTESFDLMREQLREARQREAEADRSKKELIASLSHDIKTPVASIKLVSELLLATEAEGKTRDKIGTIYEKAGQIDRLVTNLFQASLEDLGKMTVNPAEESSELLVPMIRSADYCGRVRLDPVPGCLLFMDTLRISQVIDNIIHNSYKYADTAIHVSSTITGSGLVFVFRDFGKGVPDEELPFLFQKYYRGSRQAQEKAEGSGLGLYISRLLMEQMGGDIQCRNLEDGFAVELLIPFAGAS; this is encoded by the coding sequence ATGATCCGCAAACGGTGGCTCCTCCTGACTCTCATTCTTTATCTTTTCCTCGGCGGTATGGTCCTTCACTCTCTCACTGCCGAAATCCGCGAAACACCGGTGGATATGGTGGCGGTCAACCGTATTGTACGCGGGACGGCGGATGCCTGGGAGTCCCGGAAGTTTGAAGCTCCCGACGGATTGTCTGAGGCGGATGGGATTTCTTATGATTACTCGGTCCTGGACAACCGGGGAACGCTTCTTTTTGCAACTTCCAACGCAGCGCCCTCCTCGGTCCATGATGCCGTTTTAAACCATCAGACCGTCCTTACTGTGGAAAACGGCGGGACTGTTGTTGGTAAGGTTCTGATTCGCACCTCCTATGGCGATCTCCTGTCAAAAAGCAGGAAACAGCTCATAACCGCCGCCCTCTTTTTCCTGGTACTGATCGCCGTTCCGGCCGGACTCTATCTCTTATATTTAAACCGCAGCGTCATCCGTCCCTTTCTGGAACTGAAGGATTTTGCACGCCACGTAGCGGCCGGTAATCTGGACTTTCCTCTGCCGATGGATCGCGGCCATATTTTCGGGGCGTTTACGGAGAGTTTTGATCTGATGCGTGAACAGCTCAGGGAGGCCAGACAGCGGGAAGCTGAAGCAGACAGAAGTAAAAAAGAGCTGATTGCGTCCCTGAGCCACGATATCAAAACGCCGGTGGCCTCCATCAAGCTGGTCAGCGAACTGCTGCTGGCAACGGAGGCGGAAGGAAAGACCAGGGATAAAATCGGAACCATCTATGAAAAGGCAGGGCAGATTGACCGCCTGGTCACCAATTTGTTCCAGGCATCCCTGGAAGATCTGGGTAAAATGACGGTAAATCCGGCCGAGGAAAGCAGTGAACTTCTGGTTCCGATGATACGGAGCGCCGATTACTGCGGGCGGGTGCGGCTCGATCCGGTTCCGGGCTGTCTTCTTTTCATGGACACACTGCGTATTTCACAGGTCATTGATAATATCATTCATAATTCCTACAAATATGCAGATACGGCCATCCATGTCTCGTCCACTATCACGGGCAGCGGACTGGTATTCGTATTCCGGGACTTCGGAAAGGGAGTCCCCGATGAGGAACTCCCTTTCCTGTTTCAAAAATATTACCGGGGCAGCCGTCAGGCCCAAGAAAAGGCCGAGGGCTCCGGGCTGGGGCTCTACATCTCCCGTCTTCTGATGGAGCAGATGGGCGGCGATATCCAATGCCGTAACCTTGAGGACGGATTCGCCGTAGAATTGCTGATTCCCTTTGCCGGCGCTTCATGA
- a CDS encoding response regulator transcription factor produces the protein MHYDCLIVDDELAIAQSTSEYFNLFEVSSAYVTGYGECLGFLRENSVSVLLLDINLGEQSGFALCKKLRENLDIPILFISARTSDDDILTALNIGGDDYIQKPYTLSILLAKVKAVLKRCAQTAAADGLPLTSGRVTIDLPGHKVFVDGTLIRLKEMEFKLLVYLAQNPGRVIPKEELLGQVWPDPYVAEGTLSVHIRHLREKIEEDPNHPKRIVTVWGTGYRFDAEEGV, from the coding sequence ATGCATTATGACTGTCTTATCGTGGATGATGAGCTGGCCATCGCCCAGTCCACCAGTGAATATTTTAACCTGTTTGAGGTTTCCTCCGCCTATGTGACCGGCTACGGGGAATGCCTCGGCTTTTTGAGGGAAAATTCGGTATCCGTCCTGCTTCTGGACATCAATCTGGGAGAACAGTCTGGTTTTGCTCTGTGCAAGAAACTGCGGGAAAATCTGGACATCCCTATCCTTTTTATCAGCGCCAGAACAAGTGACGACGATATTTTGACTGCCTTAAATATCGGCGGTGACGACTATATCCAGAAGCCCTACACCCTGAGTATTCTTCTCGCAAAGGTAAAGGCAGTACTGAAACGCTGTGCACAGACGGCGGCCGCGGACGGCCTTCCCCTGACGAGCGGACGTGTCACCATCGATCTACCGGGACATAAGGTCTTTGTGGACGGCACACTCATCCGTCTGAAGGAGATGGAATTTAAGCTCCTGGTTTATCTGGCCCAAAATCCGGGACGCGTCATTCCAAAAGAAGAACTGCTCGGCCAGGTCTGGCCGGATCCTTACGTCGCGGAGGGAACTCTTTCAGTCCACATCCGCCATCTGCGGGAAAAGATTGAGGAAGATCCCAACCATCCGAAACGGATTGTGACCGTCTGGGGCACCGGGTACCGTTTTGATGCGGAGGAAGGCGTATGA
- a CDS encoding S41 family peptidase has product MKRIINACAACCIAALSLSACSPSSAPAQKTEPASVETSVTSAETTAADTHADMVLSKEQMLSDYNNMWTAMGESYPFWGVLSRSNPENPHYYDDMIEDYRKQIEDMDLEGDDAMWKFIDIIANSLYDVCGSTGHVGILNPHYFRDFRSTNEKYLSEMPVLQPWVDLGRKPEVNAFYEYYDYLLTLLPDMPPETEEGAEENDEEKSADMEELTESNLAEPNLIAKILSEENRVAYIKVDSFGDEMMEEDLPKIRSFLNEVRDYDHLIIDIQNNSGGNTVYWEEAFVRPNITAPAKYRTLRMMEDNELTRQFYGSTYQDSSISVEDIKNDPKLNCLPEEDMGGMAFAKEISDTMEPEFDEKLFGGKIWVLTGPNVFSSSEAFAVFCKESGFATLVGRTTGGSDSGGPVWYELPESHLLVTFDVEYCLNSDGSCNMEHGTVPDIETDDALGTVMEMIGVQQ; this is encoded by the coding sequence TTGAAACGAATTATAAACGCCTGTGCGGCCTGCTGCATCGCGGCATTATCACTTTCCGCCTGCAGTCCGTCATCGGCCCCTGCCCAGAAAACCGAACCGGCCTCTGTAGAAACTTCCGTGACTTCCGCAGAAACAACCGCAGCTGATACCCATGCGGATATGGTCCTGTCAAAAGAACAGATGTTGTCCGATTATAATAACATGTGGACTGCCATGGGAGAGAGCTATCCTTTCTGGGGAGTGCTAAGCCGCAGCAACCCCGAAAACCCGCATTACTATGACGATATGATTGAGGATTACAGAAAACAGATTGAGGATATGGATTTAGAAGGCGATGACGCCATGTGGAAGTTTATCGATATTATTGCCAACAGTCTTTACGATGTCTGCGGCTCAACAGGTCATGTGGGAATCCTGAATCCCCATTATTTCCGTGACTTCAGAAGCACCAATGAGAAGTATCTGAGCGAAATGCCGGTTCTGCAGCCCTGGGTCGATTTGGGCCGGAAGCCGGAGGTCAACGCATTCTATGAATATTACGATTACCTGCTGACCCTCCTGCCGGATATGCCGCCGGAAACTGAAGAGGGAGCGGAAGAGAATGATGAAGAAAAATCCGCGGACATGGAAGAGTTGACAGAATCAAATTTGGCAGAACCGAATTTGATTGCGAAAATACTGTCCGAGGAAAACAGGGTTGCCTACATAAAGGTGGATTCCTTTGGGGACGAGATGATGGAAGAAGATCTGCCGAAAATCCGGAGTTTTCTGAATGAAGTCAGGGATTACGACCATCTGATTATTGATATCCAAAATAACAGCGGCGGCAATACCGTCTACTGGGAAGAGGCTTTTGTACGCCCGAATATCACGGCGCCTGCAAAATACCGGACGCTACGTATGATGGAGGATAACGAGCTGACCAGGCAGTTTTACGGTTCAACGTATCAGGATTCTTCCATAAGCGTTGAGGATATTAAAAACGACCCTAAACTAAACTGTCTTCCGGAGGAAGATATGGGCGGAATGGCTTTTGCAAAGGAAATCAGCGACACGATGGAACCGGAATTTGATGAAAAACTGTTTGGAGGCAAAATATGGGTGCTCACGGGGCCCAATGTGTTTTCTTCCTCAGAGGCATTTGCGGTATTCTGTAAGGAAAGCGGTTTTGCCACACTGGTGGGCCGGACGACGGGCGGCTCGGACAGCGGCGGCCCGGTATGGTATGAACTGCCGGAAAGCCATCTGCTGGTGACGTTTGATGTGGAATACTGCCTGAATTCCGATGGAAGCTGCAACATGGAGCATGGAACCGTGCCGGATATCGAGACGGACGATGCCCTGGGAACCGTGATGGAAATGATTGGAGTGCAGCAGTGA
- a CDS encoding tyrosine-type recombinase/integrase, translated as MGKPLSYHEQETLENTKRLRQMMKELPPFCADFFRGIEPRTSSRTRIAYAYDLKTFFEFLKKQNPLFADYKMQDFSLTVLDEIQLMDLEEYMEFLKCYSTDKKEDLINTERGIMRKMSSLKSFYNYFYRRERIKNNPAALVELPRLHEKEIIRLEVDEVAKLLDQVDEGDHLTEKQREFHVKTRLRDLALMTLLLGTGIRVSECVGLNLDDIDFGTGGLKIHRKGGKEVIIYFGSEVEYALKDYIDERKHVTPEPGHEAALFLSLQRKRMNVRSVENLVKKYARIVTPLKKITPHKLRSTYGTSLYRETGDIYLVADVLGHSDVNTTKKHYAALEDERRRSARNKVQLRDN; from the coding sequence ATGGGAAAGCCACTCTCTTACCATGAGCAGGAAACACTTGAAAATACGAAAAGGCTGCGCCAGATGATGAAGGAACTTCCGCCCTTCTGCGCCGATTTTTTCCGGGGTATTGAGCCGCGCACCTCTTCCCGCACAAGAATTGCTTATGCCTACGACTTAAAGACTTTTTTTGAATTTTTGAAGAAACAGAACCCCCTCTTTGCGGACTATAAAATGCAGGACTTCTCTCTCACTGTCCTGGATGAGATTCAACTGATGGACCTGGAGGAATACATGGAATTCCTGAAATGCTATTCCACGGACAAAAAAGAGGACCTCATCAACACGGAACGCGGCATTATGCGGAAAATGTCCTCATTAAAGAGCTTTTACAATTATTTTTACCGCAGGGAACGCATTAAAAACAACCCTGCCGCCCTGGTAGAACTTCCCAGGCTGCACGAGAAGGAAATTATCCGCCTGGAAGTCGATGAGGTTGCAAAACTCCTGGATCAGGTGGACGAGGGCGACCACCTGACGGAAAAACAGAGAGAATTCCATGTGAAGACACGCCTTCGCGATCTGGCCCTTATGACTCTTCTTCTGGGAACCGGGATTCGTGTTTCGGAATGTGTCGGCCTGAATCTGGACGATATTGATTTTGGAACCGGAGGACTCAAAATCCACCGCAAGGGCGGTAAAGAAGTAATTATCTACTTTGGTTCCGAAGTAGAATATGCCCTAAAAGATTATATTGACGAGCGGAAACATGTGACGCCCGAACCCGGCCATGAAGCCGCCCTCTTCCTCTCTCTGCAGAGAAAACGGATGAATGTCAGAAGTGTGGAAAATCTCGTCAAAAAATATGCCCGCATCGTAACTCCCTTAAAAAAAATTACGCCCCACAAGCTCCGGAGCACGTATGGCACCAGCCTTTATCGTGAAACCGGTGATATTTACCTCGTTGCCGATGTACTGGGGCATTCGGACGTAAATACCACTAAGAAACATTATGCGGCGCTGGAGGACGAGCGCCGGCGCAGTGCACGAAACAAAGTACAGCTGCGGGATAATTAG
- a CDS encoding ATP-binding protein — protein sequence MKIQRLLSLTRQAIDDYGLIQPGDKIAVGISGGKDSLTLLYALQGLQKFYPNQFDLCAITVDLGFGDFDLSPVKSLCEELSVEYTVVPTEIGKILFDTRKESNPCALCAKMRKGALNEAAIRLGCNKIAYAHHRDDLIETMLLSLIYEGRFYSFSPETFLDRTGLTVIRPMIYVNEADVIGFKNRYQLPVCKNPCPVDGKTKREYVKQLTKQLNLDAPGVKERFFHAITEGNIDGWPQKRR from the coding sequence ATGAAAATCCAACGTCTGCTCAGTCTCACCCGCCAGGCCATTGATGACTACGGCCTGATACAGCCCGGTGACAAAATTGCGGTCGGCATCTCCGGCGGCAAGGACAGCCTGACTCTGCTTTATGCATTACAGGGTCTTCAGAAGTTTTATCCGAATCAATTTGATTTATGTGCAATTACAGTTGACTTGGGATTCGGTGATTTTGATTTATCGCCTGTTAAATCGCTCTGTGAGGAATTATCCGTGGAATATACCGTAGTGCCTACGGAAATTGGAAAAATTCTTTTCGACACGCGCAAAGAATCCAATCCCTGTGCACTGTGCGCCAAAATGAGAAAAGGCGCTCTCAATGAGGCAGCCATCCGTCTCGGCTGCAACAAGATTGCCTATGCACATCACCGCGACGATTTAATCGAAACGATGCTTTTATCCCTGATTTATGAAGGCCGTTTTTATTCCTTTTCCCCGGAAACATTTCTGGACCGCACGGGACTTACGGTGATCCGGCCGATGATATATGTAAATGAGGCCGATGTCATAGGATTCAAGAACCGATATCAACTGCCGGTATGCAAAAATCCCTGCCCGGTTGACGGAAAAACAAAACGCGAATATGTTAAACAATTAACAAAACAGTTAAATCTGGATGCACCCGGCGTTAAGGAACGTTTTTTCCATGCCATTACTGAGGGCAATATAGATGGATGGCCTCAAAAACGCCGGTAG
- a CDS encoding GGDEF domain-containing protein, with protein MILEISIRGQEVGLMEKTNTSPKESGGNKTLSGQRDSLTGFFSRDTMETEVDRLLAGGTPGLMLVIDINDFQRINEEYGHMAGDSLLRKLPEIMGYYFFKKDIIGRIDGDKFSVFISGTEKRGFLYGKMGGMQARINQAAQKTGLEYLDVTIGAAVTKNGDTFKSLCRRALLAVRLGKRGRRKAINFCDDIPENSDREADTVFRKAEHFDDLKHVCRQLEETNISEAAGSQEYLNFLAVCRFLKNRFARTRFYAQLVLISLSDQYGYFIELRERDFLAGQLKDSLKSSLRSSDIYIQYSCCQFLAVIPDAAPEHASLVENRIKEAFYSRLPGRSDIVLIFSFLPL; from the coding sequence ATGATTCTTGAAATCAGCATCAGAGGGCAGGAAGTGGGATTAATGGAAAAAACGAATACTTCGCCAAAGGAAAGCGGCGGGAATAAAACGCTTTCTGGACAAAGAGATTCATTAACAGGTTTTTTTAGCAGAGACACCATGGAAACGGAGGTTGACAGACTGCTCGCAGGCGGCACCCCCGGTTTAATGCTCGTCATAGATATAAATGACTTTCAGCGAATCAATGAGGAATATGGCCATATGGCAGGAGACAGTCTCCTCAGAAAACTGCCGGAAATTATGGGGTATTATTTCTTCAAGAAAGATATTATCGGACGTATCGATGGGGATAAATTTTCTGTCTTTATCTCCGGGACGGAAAAAAGAGGTTTTCTCTACGGTAAAATGGGAGGAATGCAGGCCAGAATCAACCAGGCCGCACAAAAAACGGGACTTGAATATCTTGATGTTACAATCGGGGCAGCCGTAACTAAAAACGGTGATACATTCAAAAGCCTGTGCAGACGTGCACTTCTTGCCGTACGCTTGGGTAAAAGAGGCCGGAGAAAAGCGATTAATTTTTGTGATGACATACCGGAAAACAGTGACAGAGAGGCAGATACCGTCTTTAGAAAAGCAGAGCACTTTGATGATTTAAAACATGTCTGCCGTCAATTGGAGGAAACAAATATTTCCGAAGCAGCCGGCAGCCAGGAATACCTGAACTTTTTAGCTGTCTGCCGGTTCCTGAAAAACAGGTTTGCCCGGACCAGATTCTACGCCCAGCTGGTTCTGATATCCTTATCGGATCAGTACGGCTATTTTATCGAATTAAGAGAACGTGACTTTTTAGCAGGGCAGTTGAAGGACAGCCTCAAAAGCTCCCTCCGTTCCAGTGATATTTACATCCAATACAGCTGCTGTCAATTTCTGGCTGTCATACCGGATGCCGCCCCTGAACATGCGTCACTGGTGGAAAACAGGATCAAAGAGGCGTTTTACAGCCGGCTACCCGGCCGATCCGATATCGTGCTGATTTTCAGTTTCCTCCCGCTGTAA
- a CDS encoding DUF3788 domain-containing protein — MYERMLNKQETPSPAEMTAYCGETAGLFSSLNEWLTATYATAQQITFPYGNQYGWGIAHRLKKKLICNIFAENNSFTVMVRLSGNQYQSLYIQLQKYTQEYIDNQYPCGDGGWIQYRVTCREHFDDIQKILAVKCS; from the coding sequence ATGTATGAGAGAATGCTGAACAAACAGGAGACGCCTTCGCCGGCCGAGATGACCGCCTACTGCGGTGAGACCGCCGGGCTGTTTTCTTCGCTGAATGAGTGGCTGACTGCGACGTATGCTACGGCACAGCAGATTACCTTCCCCTACGGAAATCAATATGGCTGGGGGATTGCCCACCGGTTGAAGAAAAAACTGATATGCAATATTTTCGCTGAAAACAATTCATTTACGGTGATGGTACGCTTATCCGGGAATCAGTATCAATCGTTATACATACAGCTACAGAAATACACCCAGGAATATATCGACAATCAATATCCCTGTGGTGACGGCGGCTGGATCCAGTACCGCGTCACCTGCAGGGAGCATTTTGATGACATACAAAAAATTCTGGCCGTCAAGTGCTCCTGA
- a CDS encoding DUF1266 domain-containing protein, which produces MKPADIRLGKAEYRHREAMQQDGRNGGKGMKRKKLIAAVLLCAVFSCSLSPLPGAGLTVQAGTGKGTESRTYPDTVRWFNSAYALWCVRNGADISKPGGGSPNDLVYSVALRQILERDWGVTDRRSAEDKITWLETEGHNKALLSYYKEHNLGQYATDIDLNASWGDNGSQNSISDGEAARQMAAYMAYKTYGENACAGWDLSRALMLLGQYYVTGYYTYEEAMDKSLEIAKKAQTMFPSWEDFMQSYIYGYVFWSKSDPTDPQSEFQYRVYLYQSLKAMEDGPYQLDWYTELKKEW; this is translated from the coding sequence ATGAAACCAGCAGATATCAGGCTTGGAAAGGCCGAATACCGTCATCGGGAGGCCATGCAGCAGGACGGAAGGAATGGAGGAAAAGGAATGAAAAGAAAGAAATTAATAGCGGCAGTACTTTTATGTGCAGTTTTCTCATGCAGTCTTTCCCCGCTGCCCGGCGCCGGTTTAACGGTGCAGGCCGGGACCGGCAAAGGAACGGAATCCCGGACGTATCCGGATACGGTGCGCTGGTTTAATTCCGCCTACGCCCTCTGGTGTGTCCGCAACGGCGCGGATATCTCAAAACCGGGAGGCGGCTCCCCCAATGATCTGGTCTATTCCGTGGCCCTCAGGCAGATATTGGAGCGGGACTGGGGCGTTACGGACCGCCGGAGCGCCGAGGACAAAATTACCTGGCTGGAGACCGAGGGGCATAACAAGGCGCTTTTAAGTTATTACAAGGAACATAATCTGGGGCAGTATGCGACGGATATCGATTTGAATGCGTCCTGGGGAGATAACGGCAGCCAGAACTCTATTTCCGACGGTGAAGCGGCCCGGCAGATGGCGGCCTATATGGCATACAAGACCTATGGGGAAAATGCATGTGCAGGCTGGGATTTGAGCCGCGCGCTGATGCTTCTGGGGCAGTACTATGTAACCGGCTATTACACCTATGAGGAGGCCATGGACAAGTCTCTGGAAATTGCCAAAAAGGCACAGACCATGTTCCCGTCCTGGGAAGACTTTATGCAGAGCTATATTTACGGGTACGTATTTTGGAGTAAATCCGATCCCACCGACCCGCAGTCTGAGTTTCAGTACCGTGTCTATCTTTATCAGTCCCTGAAAGCCATGGAGGATGGTCCTTATCAGCTCGACTGGTATACGGAGCTGAAAAAAGAATGGTAA
- a CDS encoding DUF4317 family protein — protein MINREDMLELTRRMTLSRTSFTRIAGCYVDGDGDFDGSFNTNFLKLSSPERTKKLALAKEIPFSPTNVNLKKYEFPEAVRKPGGMWQLLMAMNECGLKNDALMDTFYDVMMENYHASSGYAILVFHDRYDIPAKTSDKERLWESEEVFEYMICAICPLSGEYEPGKPECGFLFPAFTDRSGDTDHIAVFHADAGRPHKELLRLLNVIPDK, from the coding sequence ATGATTAACAGAGAAGATATGCTGGAGCTGACAAGGCGGATGACTCTTTCACGGACCTCCTTCACGAGAATTGCAGGGTGTTACGTGGACGGGGACGGGGATTTTGATGGAAGTTTCAATACCAATTTTCTGAAGCTTTCCTCACCGGAACGGACAAAAAAACTGGCGCTGGCAAAGGAAATCCCTTTTTCGCCCACCAATGTAAACCTGAAAAAATATGAATTTCCCGAGGCAGTACGAAAGCCGGGCGGTATGTGGCAGCTACTGATGGCGATGAATGAATGCGGCTTGAAAAATGATGCCCTGATGGATACGTTTTACGACGTGATGATGGAAAACTATCACGCATCCTCTGGGTATGCCATTCTCGTTTTCCACGACCGCTATGATATACCGGCCAAAACATCCGACAAGGAGCGTCTGTGGGAATCGGAAGAGGTGTTTGAATATATGATTTGCGCCATCTGTCCCTTGTCCGGGGAATACGAGCCGGGCAAACCAGAATGCGGATTTTTATTTCCCGCCTTTACCGACAGGAGCGGAGATACGGACCATATTGCTGTCTTCCACGCGGATGCGGGACGTCCCCACAAAGAACTGCTACGGCTCCTGAATGTGATTCCGGATAAATGA